The sequence TGTTTGGAGAATGCATAGGTACATAcatatattacaaaattaattttaattaaggaCATGTTGTTTTTACATTCATTATAATTAATATACTTTGTATTAATTGTAACTGCAGGAATGAACAAGGAGTCTAAGGAGTTCGCAGGTGAGATGTTCCGAGCACTCGCTCGGCGATATAACATAAGTGCTGATTCAATCAACAAGGCACAGCTCAAAGAGTTCTGTGATCAAATCTCTGATGAAAGCTTCGACTCCAGGCTCCAAATTTTCTTTGACatgtaaatattataaaatctaTCTCTTTTACGCGCTTTTGAGAGTTTCATAGTTTCGCACgctcattcatttatttttatttttgtaatgatTACAGGGTAGACAAAGATGCCGATGGAAGAATTGCAGAAGAAGAAGTCGCTGAGGTAGGCCACCGAACACTTTGGCCAAATTGGACCACATTTGACCCGGCATTATTATTAACTTTCTTCCAagtctatagaattttaatcttaattagcatcatcatcatcatgactACTTCTCTTTCCAGATTATCAGCCTTAGTGCTTCTACAAACAAACTTTCCAATATTCAGAAACAAGCCAAGGAATATGCAGCTTTAATTATGGAAGAACTAGACCCAGAAAATAATGGATACATCAtggtatattatattaaaaactgTCTACTTTTAAGTACTTGTTCTAAGCTCCCATATCTCTTTCTGTAGTTTGACTCAATTGGCAATTAATTACAGATATACCATCTTGAAACACtgctattgcaagctccaaaCCAATCTGTCAGAGTAAGTGATAGCCGAATTCTGAGTCAAATGTTGAGTCAGAAACTGAAGCCAACACAGGAGGACAACCCAGTGAGAAGATGGTACCAAAAGATTAAGTACTTTCTAATGGATAACTGGCGAAGGGTCTGGGTAATGATGTTATGGCTTGGGATCATGTTGGGTCTTTTTGCCTACAAGTTTGTGCAGTATCGAAACAAGGCCGCATTCGAAGTGATGGGCTACTGTGTTTCCGTTGCAAAAGGAGGGGCAGAGACCCTTAAGTTCAACATGGCTCTGATACTATTACCTGTCTGCCGGAACACCATTACTTGGCTTAGAAACAAAACCAAGTTAGGGACCGTTGTTCCCTTTGATGACAATCtgaatttccacaaggtatatATAATATGGTCTACCAAAAATGTTTACAGTCATTTGTTTCATTGATATTTTTTCGTATGAGTTATTGTCAGATCAGGGTCCTCTCCATTTCGTCTATTTAATGACTAACATTTTTTCTTCGGATGTACACATTTTTCTGTTATGGATACATTTCAAATGGAGAGGATACTTTTTGTCGTCtcaaaaaaaacttacaatGTTTTACCCTTTTGTGAATGTAAAACTCAGGTAATTGCGGTTGGAATTGGGGTCGGGGTTGGACTACACGCGATTTCTCATTTAACATGTGATTTCCCAAGACTTCTTCACGCATCTGAGGAACAGTACGAGCCTATGATACCTTACTTTGGTGTACAGCCTACTAGCTACTGGTGGTTTGTGAAAGGAGTTGAAGGTGTCACAGGTGTAATAATGGTGATCTTGATGGCCATAGCATTCACATTAGCTACCCCTTGGTTTAGACGAAACAAGCTCAACCTACCAAAGCCCCTCAAGAAATTTACTGGATTCAATGCCTTTTGGTATTCCCACCACCTTTTTGTCATTGTCTATACTCTCCTCATTGTCCACGGCATTAAACTCTATCTCACTAAAAAGTGGTATCAGAAAACGGTTAGCTTCATTTCTTTAGATCTTTCCGTGACCTTTTAATCTgtcccctctttttttttatttagagttGTGTTTTGACATTGTAGCTACTTTATTTTGTTGGCAGACATGGATGTATTTGGCAGTTCCTGTAACCCTTTACGCATGTGAAAGATTAATTAGAGCTTTTAGATCAAGCATCAAGCCTGTGAAGATTCTAAAGGTAATCAAATTATACATGCCTTTTTATCTCAATCCTAAAACTATTCTCTCTAACTCAATTACACCCTTTTGAGCCATAATGCACTGATTGGATGTGTGTTTCGTTCAATTTGAAGGTTGCTGTTTATCCAGGAAATGTGTTAACATTGCACATGTCGAAGCCTCAAGGTTTTAGATACAAGAGTGGACAGTATATGTTTGTCAACTGTGCTGCTGTCTCGGCCTTCGAATGGTAGGTAGTACTATATTACATGTTGTGACATACAACTGGATGCACATTGTTGTTAGTGGCCGATTGGATTGaccaaaattataataattgtaTGCTTACAATAAACCAAaactatatgtttatttttatcaaaaaataaaccaattgtttttcttttacagGCACCCTTTTTCCATTACGTCATCACCAGGAGATGATTACATAAGCGTGCACATTAGAACACTAGGTGACTGGACACGGCAGCTCAAAACTGTTTTCTCTGAGGTTGGTTGTGGTTTCACAAGTGCTATAGAAATTGTTGTGTTCATGATCAATCACTGCTTCAAGCTTAAATTAGCATTAAAGCTTTCTGTTTTTATTGGTTAGGTGTGTCAACCTCCAACTGCTGGGAAGAGCGGATTACTCAGAGCTGATTTCATGCAAGGAGGTAACAACCCCAGGTAagatgatttaatttttatttttatttttttacaatttgatagttggAGTGAAACACTTTAGAACTCTAGATATGTCGGTTAGAAATACGAAAACTACAAATTGAACTAGGAGACTTTTGGCCTCAAGTCTTGATTGTTAAgcactcaaaaattaaaattttagataattttgaataaaagatAGTACTGACTACTAATAAACTTGTATTGAATTTTGGAACTACGAGACTTTTGGCTTATATGTCAAATTGGAGGGGTGAAGAGCACTCAAGAATTAAAGTTGtagataattttaaaaaagattttacTGACTATTAATAAACCCGTTTTcctcatcaaaaaataaaaaaataaacccgTGTTCAATTTGGGAACGTGTTTTATACTTTCTTATCACATATATGTGGGTCATACTAGTCAATCTTGTCCATGTGATCTACATTTATGTGACACCGATATAccaataatttcttgttcaatATGGAGACCTTTTgacataatataaataattgtgTCATGCGTGTTCACACATTGATTGACTATATAGTTAATAACGCCAATCATGGAGTGGTCATTGTCGTGTAGAATCCGAACCAAAGAACTTGAATTAAGAAGGGGACGTTTCTTAACCGATTGATGCGCTCTATTATCATTAATacttctttaatttatttcacaTTTACGGAGTCTCCAAACTCTATACTGTTTTTAATGTTGCCAGTCATTATTGATGTAGGCCATATAGtagtagtttttatttttatttttttttgggagagtgtgttttggttttgggattCTTAATTAATGttgataaaataaatgaaatgcaGCTTTCCAAAGATACTGATAGACGGTCCATATGGAGCACCAGCACAAGATTACAAAAAATACGAGGTGGTGTTACTAGTGGGGCTTGGGATTGGGGCCACTCCAATGGTTAGCATTGTAAAAGACATTATCAATAACATCAAAAACAAAGATATGGAAGATCAAGATTCAACAACTGAGGCTGCTTTAGAAAGTGGGAGAGGTAGCTCTTCATCAAGTCACAAtaagaacaagaacaacaaaggATTCAGGACAAGAAAAGCCTATTTCTATTGGGTCACAAGGGAACAAGGCTCGTTCGAGTGGTTCAAAGGGATAATGAATGAAGTGGCTGAAATGGATGAGAAACAAATGATAGAATTGCATAACTATTGTACAAGTGTGTATGAAGAAGGAGATGCAAGATCAGCACTCATAGCAATGCTTCAATCACTACACCATGCCAAGAGTGGTTTGGATGTGGTGTCTGGCACAAGAGTCAAATCCCACTTCGCCAAACCCGATTGGCGACAAGTCTACAAGAAGATTGCTCTTCATCACCCAGATACACGAGTCGGTGAGTTTCACCTACCCTAGTCCACTTTCTTTTTGCCTAACACGTGTTGAAAAAATACCTTATAGATGATTAAAAGTATattatatattcatatataataaatatataaccaAAAATGTGGTCCAAATTATGCAGGAGTTTTCTATTGTGGGGCACCAGCACTAACCAAGGAACTTAGACAACTTGCGCTGGACTTCTCTCATAGGACATCCACTAAATTCGAATTTCATAAAGagaatttttaaaagataagaagaagaagaagagtagtAGTAGTAGAACATGGAAGGAAGCATATGTGAAAGTAACCATTCGTACCCTAGTTGATTATTGTATAGACATAAACTGAATAGGCTACTACTAGGCTACCGCAATCAAGGGGGGATGCAAGTGCAAGGTACTATAAAGTATTacaaactctctttctctctcttcgaACGAGGTGAGAGAATGAGAGTGAGAGGACCCACCTCAATAGAATGCTGGCTTATGGTGGGAGCCACTAGCACCTAATCGTATAGAGTGATGATAatatttcctctcttttttcattcatttttcttccttgatttttttatatgtatgtatacGAGTGTATTCTTGCTAGGATGTCACCCCTTGAAGTAAAGGCCTAAAGGGCACGATAGAATATAAATCTTCTAGAAAAGTTGTTTTATTGACCGACACTTTATATATCAAGGATGAATTGTGGATGGATGTTGAACTGTATCATCGTTGACTTATTGCCCAGTAGAGATcagaattttcattttcttcaaaaGAATTAGTGTGGttccattaaaaattaaaattattttattatttaacttatttttactactatttatggcCTCATggcactttttgatactttttATAGgtttactgtactatttcaaataacttttacctttatgtacagtatttttaacaataaatttttaaattcaagaaaataagcggtatctaaacatactcttaatatagcatataaaattataaattcaaatatatacataaatgaTATGTTACCATGGATGGCCTTGgtcaaattaataaatatcagTTTCACtaataaagaaaacataaatgtgttaaattaaatgataaaaatctttatttttttaactgtttAAGTTTTTTAGACAATCCATAATATGGTAGTCAACGTGAATGAACCTTACATTATATGAATATTTAGGCGTAAtcctcaaaaaagaaatgataaagATTATGATGTCGGCAAAAGACATTGGCTTAGTTTTATTATGAGGTTGTGACATCAGCATTTTGACATTTCAAGCTTACCTCCATGCCAACTACATTGATGTTGTGAAAATAATCCAAAAGGCgcaaaaatatatgtataagaaAATTCAAAGTTACATCTTTGTTTTTCCCATTCTTACAATTATCGACTTCGATTAGGGGTTTTGGGAGGAGTTTATGATGTGGCTGCCAATGTCACTTTATTAAAAGTCAAATTTTCATCATACGGCTCGATCGCAATGAATTGCAACTTTATCAGTGTCGATTACATTTGATTCGATAGTCGGTTGCCACCACAACATCTCCCAAGCATGAACCAACAGACTATGATTGGAGGATTTAAACACCAACTCCCACGACAGATCAAACTCACATCAACTCTTAGTTTGTTAATGGAGTTGACATTAATATGGGTTGAAAAGAAGTAGATCTGCTTTGATCCACATGACCACCACATGTGGTGGTCTATCCACAATAACTTAGCGCGAGAGAGATGgaattgaacaaattttctTCGATCTATAGGGTGGAACGATTTTACACCCTCAAATTGGATTGTTTCTTCATTGATTTTGTGATATCACGCTCATTTTAAATCTAATATCAGCCCATGAGTAAACGATTTCGAAATCTTTAAGATAGTGAAGAATTTGCTTTACTcaaacaatcaatttttttgttaaagctTAGTCAAGCATGGTCAATGCTAGGGCTTGgcaaaaagttgataaaaaatttcattttgacttattttttgtgtttggacaTCAATCAAACCCGATGAAAATTAGTTaaagtatttaatttttagggtttgtCTTTAAATTTATGATAAGAATTATTCCGTTCAGTTATCAcaaagaaggaaattttgatTCAATCAACCTAGAAACACAATCCCAGTGAGAGCTTTTAATCATACTCTGTGAGGTTGAAGTCCTTTACCTCAAGAATCCAAGTCAAGAATTAGACAACTTTGCCTTTGACATTTTTTTGACAACATTTCTGAATATTTAGACAACTAATTGCACATGTAGCAAATGTTTTGGACAATTTTGTAACTGAAGATGCTACTAGACATGTTAAATTGTATATGTGTATGTTTGAGTTACTTCTAGTTAAACACTAATTGTATATGCAAATGATGAAAATGTCTTTAAATGCAATGTCATGTATCAAATCTTGTTCATTTGTACTAAAGACTTTCTATCAAAATGATAAATCATTAACAACCTTTGGTGGCATATTTGACTAGGGATTTTCTTTCCAATACACATGCCTGCTATTATCATCCAAAATggacaaagaaaataaataaaaacccaagtTAAGCATAAGTGCATAACTACAACTtcaccaataaattaaaataattttttttcttaatagcAAGCTCAACTACATCAATTGTCGCCATTGAACCCAATATAATAATTTCAATGTGTCAAGAAATATCAAGAAATGAATAGTTGTTGAATATCCGTGTAATGGTTTTTGTATAATACacactttaattaattttgaaatgaaatgtCAAAGTGGGAAAAttgtttcaatattttttctcaTACGCTACCTGCATTTAGTCCAATAATTGAACCACCACAATATATAGACAAACACATGTTTCACAACCATAGACcataaattataaatcattttttgtttcttggaatttaaattataaaccATAAATTAGGGATCTTAATCAACAAAGgaaaacgaaaaaagaaaagaaaatgagtcattGTAGCCTTGCTCAATTTTTTAGCTATATTAAGTCCAAAAGTTTGATGTATAAATTTAACAGCAATGACACTCAAACAAAATTCTTATTCATATTCTCAATTATCTCAGTTTACAAACAAAGCCTAACgcaagaaaataaaaccaatttaCTAGATGGTAATGCCACTAAAGCTATTTAGTGATTTTGGCTTGATGAACTTACAAGAGTAATTTAATATGCAATGAGAACAAAAAAATCTCACAAGAAAAAGTACAAATTCTAATGCCATTGTGCATGAACTACAATTTAGCATGAATAGGATATTTCCCCATGCAGTGTCAAGAGATTGATATGCAAGATGAAAGTATCATTCTAACTTATTATGTACACAAGAAAGACCAAAACTCATATAGAGGAGATCTCCATAAATCTAATAATCACAACCTCTTTCCCCGTATTTGACAATGGCCGTTTGGCATAGTTGTATCCGCATGCTTTCATGAGTGTAAATCTAACTTTAAAGTTGTAGTGTTATTATTAtagacaaaaaggaaaaattaatcaaaataaaactctttCCCTCATTCTTAAATAGATAAATTATTAGTTTGTCTTTGAGACTCAAGTCATGTGTTGAAAGAATAATGAAGTGCTTGATGCAGATAAAAATATCATATGGAAATATCTTGACAAAATCATTACAATGAGCATTTTTTTAAAGCAGATTCAATATAGTATACCCAGTTTTTGTAATAccaactgtaagtgcacaattgcacctgaccccaagaacagttacgggctcaagcccaatgagccttaaacaatgtaatttgtagagtgtgggcttgaaacccaggttagaagtgtttgaggactaaatgacaagccaagggttataaacacttgaaaacaacaaggaatactgtaagtcaacctgctcggacgtaagccgagaactgttcttatattatttctcgctctctttttcttttttcctttaggttacaaaaaaggGGATCCctatttctgttctaagttgctccttaagtactcttctttttgatactttgtacacctGTTGCCCctactcccccttagcctagatatttcttttctcagtgcctttgaatagtaaccagaagtttcccttccactgttcaggtgtcatttccccattaatgcggccaggtggtaggtgcagggtctttaatgtggaggtgacagcctgaAACTTTGATATCTCTCTAACATCAGTGCTTCTGGGACATCCAAGGGcttcccccctttaaccatcggtcttgaccgtgtcattccctgacctttatcatgaagtcccgggttctctggtgtccgTCCGAAAATAAAATCActctcggctggatcctcggatcctcggagtatgggccgacccgtagtactaataAGTTCTAAACTCAAgggcaggtcggccttctttagcacggcccaaaggcccatatctccatcagggtctttttactccccacaatagcccctcaaaacactaattttcaacgtccgaggagaaaaatagggttttgatctggcGAGAACCCACTTtacacactttgtgagtgattaCACGTGcagaaatcgtttcgcgtcccagaagatgccacctggcggttttattttaaaaaacgcaCGCATTTATGACTGTAAGCCACACTTTGTCttccacgttcaacggcgagatgggtatccaacggtcctcgttactccacgaaaatttgggcgggataaacataatttcgaggccgcttttccgcacatcgtgacgcttcgggaacctgcgccttcatttaatttcccaggggctaatcccatcaaaacatcagcaatcatactttacctgcagaaaaccgtggaaatttgcacacctttatctttgtaagttcttactctctctctctttaaccttttctcctcggatatagtcCCCGGCTATCCTTGTAAAaattctcccctttagagtttagcctttcgttcttttctgatgggtagatttaagtgtctagttgataccgccgctggaatggaaggctttagagccaagtatcacattcccggcgatgtaggtttgaAATACCGCCGTgcgaagccgtggccggttctagaaaggagggagaggttatcatcccaatgatagcctttatagagggtgggatgaccacTCCCACGaggcctgtaactagggagtaccttcgcaaccaccgttTGTgccccgatcaatgcctcccaaacgtttttagagttttgggtagtgtcgatgctctaaacgagcagatgggtttaaacctcacctggcacgatgttgTCTTTCtatacgagtcccataaactttccaaagtaggttattacattaagtctcgctccagtgtcgttaggctaatctcctgtctgcccaaatccaacaaaggcatgaaggatgactacctgatcatctctgggaactggcacgacggcctccactgcccagttgagtggggagatccaggtgcgacaccttaggattagccTTCCTTCCCCCGCACAAACTCCTCTAATATTGACAAAAATACACACGTACATGCATTCATGTTTATTTAGGTTCATCATGTGTTGTATGAATCTGACCATATTAGTCTGATTTGGTGTCTTCCTTTGCAGATAAgcgacacgtgcgcccacgcttaagccactgcaacgttgcagatcttaACTgggtactgcgctccgaggtgtttgtcagcgaggacctacaactcagagcggctcatctgatcctaGGATACACTTTCATCTCCTCGgatttccaggagatagaaaacgccatagtagcCGATGACTGAaggcgaaggaagataaacgtagcccggccccattttttggacgaccacgatctccctgacgcccctaaCACCATTTTATACGGACAGCCCATTGCGGCAACCCCCCTCGCTGTGCATTCTCAGGCGACtgttgttccagaagagcaggtgtcttctttgCACACgctagacgaagagatagatcaattccaactagaagacaccgaaagacctcaaGGGACtcagttcgtcgtactttctgacgaggaggaagaagccaccgaggcctctggaattgcagggttcaTAATTGCCCGACCAGAAGACGCATCCGAGGAAGATATGGATAGGATGCAGGATCTCCTAATCAAGAGAGGTGCGAAGGTCGCCGGGAAGAAGACGGGggcgtcccaagttcccccatctttgccacctccccctcctacaactgagccaaaacttccagccgaggatcccaagaagaagagaaaaggggATACTGAGGGGACGATCAGCAAGGACCCCAAAAAACCACGACAACACCCCCCAacggttcagcagcagaagctggacaaaggcaagggtagggcccgctcagttgagagtggggagatcagggatgaggccgaagtgcgccgagcaccggtcacctggtcccctgacttaAGATTAGACGGTgctcccatctcctgccaatccagtataagggcggttcaacaaggccatgcccaccacttggccgaagtgttggaacgccctcttctgttgcccaaggatatggagaccttggaaaaaatgagccagccacaactattcctttctttgaaaagggacctagcgctggtaagtttctCCCTTTTTAGGAATATTCCACTtctaacaatattcataagttttttactattcctaactCCCTCATAttttgttacaggccattcaggaggtcttcgtagccgagaagttcatagaagacactcggaagaaggccgaACCGGCGGGAGAtcgatggagactgagaagtccttgggcacagccctcgctgagaacgagaagcttgtcgcggaggtggctgatctgaagagagaaaagattgGGGTGGAGTCTAatttgaagaccatgaagacccgtATAGAACGGCGCGAAACTCCTTCGCGAAAAAGATGACGAGCTTTCCCgagcccaaagggaacgctcggatttggaaaaggagcttgcgctaatgaaagaagaagccagctcattccaacaCTCTCTACAGACTGCCAAGCagacgagctacgaggaaggggtagcaaccaccgaggagcagctgacagaggccttcgcggctttgtgccggggAGTGCATCGTCGGAAAGTCtaggggaagccctaaacgtggcCGGAGTTCCTCTCGTCCTCGGATccgaggaagtccgagaacgtttggcttcctcCGGAGATacagagattgaagaggctccccgccgctactcctacccccgagcTCGCCCTCCCCTGCTCGCCTTCGATAGTCCCACACGATTCCGTATCCTACGAACCTTCgtgttccaacaaagagaaggaaggaggaggggatgcagagaaggatttGAGCGTACAAGAACTCGccgtccttccaacgaagaccgtagacaaaggaaagcaagtcctgacttcctttgagctggagttgaaagagacagagggaaccagcacttctcagcaagatcctcctccaaaagcttaggacctagcttagggtttctctttctccattttcagcctttatatgtaatgcatgttcaaataattaatgaagaacaactttatttgattttcactcGTGTTGCATCTGTtattactttattctttttatacttatcgcaaaaatttcccattaatacatagcaaaggtttctcagagtaaacaaatctaactccaggattgcacaatcataactttcacataatcatgcgcaTGTTATTAAAGACTTAACAGAAGGCAACATGTTTGAGGTacttaaacaatgccttgattaaaaagaagaagagacgTCATACAATGATCAAACCCTTGTAATGTATAGCACCGTTCTTAGTaagatgtaaggtccgaggaccattccttacacaaatttacttaacacttaaagatatagaacttaagatccgaattaatgaccagtaaggcactaatttccagGCGCAATAAccaattaactttaatcaagtttgtgatccgaggacaagacttaaACAATTTCCCATTAGTtcttaagatcaataagtttaAATGTCACTTtgtccaaagtaggaggtccaaggacccggcgtaaacaaggttctgtttaattcttaagatcagtaattttaaatgttaatttccccaaagtaggaggtccgaagacccggcataactaaggttctgtttaacaaatgacaagacatcaatttccacgaggtttgtggtccgaggactgcacttaaccaagtttctgtttgattcttaagatcagtaatttcaaatgttaatttccccaaagtaggaggtccgaagacccggcataactaaggttcgccTTAACAAATGACAACACATCAAggtccacgaggtttgtggtccgagggctgcacttaaccaagtttctgtctGAGTCTTAAGATCAGTATTTTGAAATGtgaatttcccca comes from Castanea sativa cultivar Marrone di Chiusa Pesio chromosome 3, ASM4071231v1 and encodes:
- the LOC142627826 gene encoding respiratory burst oxidase homolog protein D-like, which encodes MRGNDGRGAYSENNSDTESLGGNDRRAFSGPLGTQEFNSNSRKPSKKSARFNLPGDQMTTNNNNNNNVNDDDGYVEITLDIRDDSVAVHSVQTTGGVGGGGVEEDPELSLLAKKTLRSKSNSFGSYLLRNTSSQIRQVSQELKRFTSLTRRPSASTRFDRTKSAAAHALKGLKFIAAKTSGAAGWPAIEKRFDDLTASKNGLLPSSLFGECIGMNKESKEFAGEMFRALARRYNISADSINKAQLKEFCDQISDESFDSRLQIFFDMVDKDADGRIAEEEVAEIISLSASTNKLSNIQKQAKEYAALIMEELDPENNGYIMIYHLETLLLQAPNQSVRVSDSRILSQMLSQKLKPTQEDNPVRRWYQKIKYFLMDNWRRVWVMMLWLGIMLGLFAYKFVQYRNKAAFEVMGYCVSVAKGGAETLKFNMALILLPVCRNTITWLRNKTKLGTVVPFDDNLNFHKVIAVGIGVGVGLHAISHLTCDFPRLLHASEEQYEPMIPYFGVQPTSYWWFVKGVEGVTGVIMVILMAIAFTLATPWFRRNKLNLPKPLKKFTGFNAFWYSHHLFVIVYTLLIVHGIKLYLTKKWYQKTTWMYLAVPVTLYACERLIRAFRSSIKPVKILKVAVYPGNVLTLHMSKPQGFRYKSGQYMFVNCAAVSAFEWHPFSITSSPGDDYISVHIRTLGDWTRQLKTVFSEVCQPPTAGKSGLLRADFMQGGNNPSFPKILIDGPYGAPAQDYKKYEVVLLVGLGIGATPMVSIVKDIINNIKNKDMEDQDSTTEAALESGRGSSSSSHNKNKNNKGFRTRKAYFYWVTREQGSFEWFKGIMNEVAEMDEKQMIELHNYCTSVYEEGDARSALIAMLQSLHHAKSGLDVVSGTRVKSHFAKPDWRQVYKKIALHHPDTRVGVFYCGAPALTKELRQLALDFSHRTSTKFEFHKENF